Proteins from one Gimesia maris genomic window:
- a CDS encoding ABC transporter ATP-binding protein, whose amino-acid sequence MSYIENNIIVELTDVSKSYGKLQQTVDAVREVSFVVRRGERVALLGKSGSGKSTLLNMIAGLDRPTDGQIRVSERILSKLSPAEMADYRRERVGMIFQAYNLVPWRTALQNVELPMVFARRGKSDRIAAAKEALAAVGLAGRMDHRPSEFSGGEQQRVAIARALINSPELLLADEPTGNLDSSTAAEILESLSRFTESSDTATLLVTHDEELAYRFSTRVLHMQDGRLDHDSGADSA is encoded by the coding sequence ATGTCGTATATTGAGAACAACATAATCGTAGAACTGACCGACGTCTCGAAATCGTACGGAAAATTGCAGCAGACTGTCGACGCAGTCCGTGAAGTCTCGTTTGTCGTCCGTCGTGGCGAACGGGTGGCTTTACTGGGGAAATCCGGATCAGGTAAATCGACGCTGCTGAATATGATCGCCGGGCTGGATCGACCAACAGACGGACAAATCAGAGTTTCCGAACGAATACTTTCTAAACTTTCGCCGGCAGAGATGGCAGACTATCGGCGGGAACGTGTGGGAATGATCTTTCAGGCTTACAACCTTGTTCCCTGGCGCACAGCATTACAGAATGTGGAATTGCCCATGGTCTTCGCCCGCCGGGGAAAGTCAGATCGCATCGCGGCGGCGAAGGAAGCATTAGCGGCAGTGGGCTTAGCGGGGCGAATGGATCACCGGCCCAGCGAATTCTCGGGAGGCGAGCAGCAGCGCGTCGCCATTGCACGTGCTCTGATCAACAGTCCCGAACTTCTACTCGCAGATGAACCGACGGGCAACCTCGATTCCTCAACCGCCGCGGAGATCCTGGAGTCTCTCAGCCGATTCACTGAAAGTTCCGATACAGCAACACTCCTGGTCACGCACGACGAAGAACTTGCCTATCGCTTTTCCACGCGCGTACTGCATATGCAGGATGGCCGACTGGATCACGATTCAGGAGCCGACAGCGCATGA
- a CDS encoding ABC transporter permease, with translation MKFTDIVSMSLLAIRRQKTRTALSLIGVVIGSLMLLFALASRSGVQEAVMRVFSMSKQLRQIHVTQNWSVDEKLIPAEELEVDRDLDEALRARLRKMLILHWQREHGGERIGLTQERIEKIESIQHVQNIHPQMSASVTLIQGDKELQGYGASVSADEEMLHERILVGKAFESDSEPVILLNEFVAWKWGFVSQSQMQKLIGTRVRIEHRLGAEGVAYSLSRRSGGDVEFSREELTALNSALDRIPTLIEELPLPEQERAALKKAFQTTPADPDSRSEPIERIIAQEYTIAGIYRSPTESETNDHMSLGRTDGFADFLLPIKTATQFALRVPHIRKNGFYQATVLVDHESHLKAVSKQIREMGLREYSLISMVEFIQEQVRQVTLIVSLVAIFALIISAVGIANTMVMSVVERTREIGIMKALGAREGQIQMLFLIEGALIGLIGGLCAMAIGLAIKIPIESYTISLLEKQLNKTFEQQHVIEFPLWLLALVLAFSMIVTTLATILPARRAARIDPITALRHD, from the coding sequence ATGAAATTTACTGACATCGTCTCCATGTCGCTCCTTGCCATTCGACGACAGAAAACCCGGACGGCGCTCTCACTGATCGGAGTCGTCATTGGTTCGCTGATGTTACTCTTCGCTTTAGCCTCACGAAGCGGCGTTCAGGAGGCAGTCATGCGGGTCTTCAGCATGAGCAAGCAACTGCGCCAGATCCACGTCACTCAGAACTGGAGTGTTGATGAGAAACTGATACCAGCTGAGGAGCTGGAAGTGGATCGCGATTTAGACGAAGCCCTGCGAGCACGTCTTCGTAAAATGCTCATACTCCACTGGCAGAGAGAACATGGTGGCGAGAGAATCGGACTGACGCAGGAACGGATCGAAAAAATCGAATCCATCCAACATGTGCAAAATATCCACCCTCAAATGTCCGCCAGCGTCACACTCATCCAGGGGGACAAGGAACTGCAGGGTTATGGCGCATCTGTGTCTGCCGACGAAGAAATGTTGCATGAACGCATCCTGGTGGGGAAAGCATTCGAGTCGGACAGTGAACCGGTGATTCTGCTCAACGAATTTGTCGCCTGGAAGTGGGGATTTGTATCTCAATCTCAAATGCAAAAACTCATCGGCACCAGAGTCAGAATCGAACATCGCCTGGGAGCAGAAGGCGTGGCGTACTCTCTCTCGCGTCGCAGTGGAGGCGACGTGGAGTTCAGCAGGGAAGAGTTAACTGCCTTAAACAGCGCGCTGGATCGTATACCGACACTGATCGAAGAACTGCCTCTGCCTGAGCAGGAACGTGCTGCTTTGAAAAAAGCATTTCAGACAACGCCCGCCGATCCCGATTCCAGGTCTGAACCTATCGAACGAATTATCGCCCAGGAGTATACCATAGCAGGAATTTACCGCAGTCCAACAGAGAGTGAAACGAACGACCATATGAGTCTCGGTCGTACAGATGGTTTCGCTGACTTCCTGCTACCCATCAAAACGGCCACGCAATTTGCGCTGCGAGTCCCGCATATCAGGAAGAATGGTTTCTATCAGGCAACTGTACTGGTTGACCATGAATCACACCTCAAAGCCGTTTCGAAACAGATTCGTGAGATGGGTCTGCGTGAATACTCATTGATTTCGATGGTCGAATTCATTCAGGAACAGGTCCGCCAGGTCACTCTTATCGTCTCGCTGGTCGCCATTTTCGCGTTAATTATTTCCGCCGTAGGGATCGCCAACACAATGGTCATGAGCGTCGTCGAACGCACGCGGGAAATCGGCATCATGAAAGCCCTGGGTGCCCGCGAAGGGCAGATTCAAATGCTGTTTCTGATAGAAGGCGCACTGATCGGCTTGATCGGCGGACTCTGCGCAATGGCAATTGGTCTGGCGATCAAAATACCGATCGAATCGTATACCATTTCGCTACTTGAAAAACAATTAAACAAAACATTCGAGCAGCAGCACGTGATTGAGTTCCCACTGTGGCTGCTGGCACTGGTGCTGGCTTTCAGCATGATCGTCACCACCCTGGCAACAATCCTGCCCGCACGCAGGGCGGCACGCATCGATCCGATCACCGCCTTGCGCCACGACTGA
- a CDS encoding RNA polymerase sigma factor — translation MNATPDTRASLLIRVRDPADQAAWHEFVEIYRPVILRLARQKGMQEADAEDVAQLVLIAISKAVEQRPHDPERAMFRTWLHRVAHNAILNALIRGKPDRGSGKSELLALLNEHASENGPDSSLLRLEYRREVFRWAARHVRQEFQPDTWDLFWLTAVEGREIEEIAQEFRKNRGAIYAARSRVMRRIQEKAAEYERDL, via the coding sequence ATGAACGCAACTCCTGATACACGAGCCAGTTTGCTGATCCGCGTCCGCGATCCTGCGGATCAGGCGGCGTGGCATGAATTCGTGGAAATCTATCGGCCGGTGATCTTGCGGTTGGCCAGACAAAAAGGAATGCAGGAAGCAGATGCAGAAGATGTGGCCCAACTGGTTTTGATAGCCATTTCCAAAGCAGTTGAGCAGCGTCCTCATGATCCAGAGCGGGCAATGTTTCGTACGTGGCTGCATCGGGTGGCGCACAATGCCATTCTGAATGCGTTGATACGTGGCAAGCCTGATCGGGGTTCGGGTAAATCGGAATTGCTGGCATTGCTGAATGAACATGCTTCGGAAAACGGACCAGATTCGAGCCTGTTACGGTTAGAGTATCGGCGGGAAGTCTTTCGCTGGGCTGCCCGGCATGTGCGTCAGGAATTCCAGCCGGATACCTGGGACCTGTTCTGGTTGACCGCTGTTGAGGGACGTGAAATTGAAGAAATCGCGCAGGAATTCAGAAAAAATCGAGGCGCCATTTATGCGGCCCGCAGCCGCGTAATGCGCAGGATTCAGGAGAAAGCAGCGGAGTACGAACGTGATCTATAA